Sequence from the Poecile atricapillus isolate bPoeAtr1 chromosome 21, bPoeAtr1.hap1, whole genome shotgun sequence genome:
TAAGTAGAGTAGGTGCAGGCTTGGCTGCACTCCAGCTGATCTCTCTTACATGGGGTTAGCTCCACATGGATGGATGGGAAAAGCCCTTTCCTACAACAAGCCCCAGAGTCTGTCCTGACCTCACAGCTGCCTCCTCCcactttctttctctccagGCTCTGGGACATTCTGGCCTGGGCCCTCACCTTGCCATTCACCATCACATCGAAGCGGATTCCATACGCTTTAATGAGCGTCCGGTAGTCGACCCCCTCAGCATCCCGGTAATACTTGGCAAACCTGGAATACAACAATGCTGGGTTTAATTCCATCTGCCCCTCTGAATTCTCTCACCCCTGCAAAGTGATCTGTTCTCTTATCAAAGCCAGCTTTAGCCTGCCAGGAGCActctctccctcctctgcaGCACTCTGTGCTTGGCTGTAGCAGTGTCTGGCACAGGCTGGTGCCACTCCACTGCCAACCTCCAGCACCTGCAAGTCCAAGCAGCTCAGCCCAACTGTGGTACTGCATTGTGTCCTCCTCTGTACCCACCTGAAGTTGTACCCAGAAGAGATGGATGTTTCTGCAGACTTGTTATCCAGTCGGCTAAAAGAATAGTGAGGATTACATTCAGAAGGGGCTTTATCAAGATCACAGTTCCATTCAATCTGAATTCCTATCACACCACCCTTAAAAGAGAGAGACAGGTTGAGTTGTTTAAGCTTAGTTCAGTTAAAGTGTCTTCAAATTTGTCAGACCCTTGGGCAGGTTTTCCCCAGGGACAAGAAACAGCTGCACTTTTGGTCACAGACAAAGGGGCACACACTCCTGCCTGGGCTGGGTTCACGTGTGTGATATTAATCCCAGTATTACTCTACAATCCCACTTCTCCCTGTGTTGGTATCCTGAGGTTTCTCATCTGAGGACACTGATTTCATTCCACACTTCAGTGGGGAAGATGATCTTTTATGCAGGAGTAGAGTTCCAAAGTTCTGGGTTAAAACCAATGGTGTAGTAATGTTGAAATTAAACAAAGAGtccctgctggcagagcagcagtttGGGCAGCCCTGAACAGAAGACAACTGACCCAACCAGCCCTTTTACAGGACCCCCGTTCCCTGGGGACAGGATAAATGGGACCAGCTTGACTTTAAGCACTGGCACCTCTGCAATGCAGCCTGGACAGGAGGCAGCTGCCTGGGCAGTGACCCCTCACAGCCTCCCAGGGAGCACTGAGCCAGCTGGGAAGACCCAAAAGTCCCAGGTTCACTCCTACCTCCAAGGCCATTTCCTGGAAGTTGCCCCCAGCCCAGCGGACGATGTTCCCCAGCACGAAGATGGGGCAGTAGGGATGCTCCTGGCTGTACCGACAGGTCTTCAGGTAGGACTCGTTGTCAGTTGCCAGCACATTCATCCTAAATgtaagaaaaagggaaatccACCTTGGCTACCTCTTTCCTTGCCTTCACAGCCTGCACCAGGGATACAGAGACAAGAGGCTTCTCCAGCACCCTCTGTGCACACCACCCTTGTCACCCTGGCCTGGGGAAAGCAGTCTGTCCCCACAGAAATGACCTCCTGACCAGGAAAGGACTTGGCCAGCTGAATCTGGGCTCAAGAAAGGACTCACACAGAACAGAGCTGTCAGACTGCTCCAGGGTCACCTGTTTTTCTcaaggaaaaacagaagaattCTAGAAATGCCTATCTGAGCTCAGGACAAGAGCCAGAACATGCACATTTCTACACTGCTTTAGTTTGCTCACATTGCAGCAGCAAAggcaaacaaatatttttaaatttgcacTTTTTGCCAGCCTTGCCCAGGCACTTAATTTTTATGAAGGAGGGGGAATATCTGttgagcaggagcagctcaggaacCTGTGGCACTTACTTGGAGAACTTAAACTTGGGGAAGCGAATGGAGTTCTTGATGTAAACAGTGAAGTTTTCTGCGCTGCCCAGCAGTGGTTTCCTAGGAGAGAAGGGTTTGTTCTCTTTGTCCCCTGCCCACATGTGAAATCTTGAATTGCCATTTGAGAAGCAGCTTCATCCAATAGGTTGGATGGCACCAGGCCAGCTGTGCCACTTCCCCCACAGTGCCAGCAAGGGGTTGGTGAGGAGCGTGCAGGTTCAGGGGACACCCCGAGACCTGGGAACAGCCAGGGAGAGaagcagggggagcagagggccAGGATTGCCAGGGGAGCCTTGCAGAGCCCTTCCTGCACTGAGCAGCCAACATTTGAGCAAGCAGCCaagcagaggggacacaggagctGCCCTGAGTGACACACAAGCCAAGCAACTCAAGCTTGGAAACAAGACACATACTTGGGCTTGTATCTTTTCTCCACTGGGCACCAGGCCAGTATCTCACAagtccctctggtgctgccCCTGTCTTTCAAACAACGGCCAGTCTTAACCCCTGCGAGCAAACATCACAGAAAAGGTCACACTGAGCAGTCACCTCCTCTCCTTGCCTACAGGGCACATGAAAATGGaggattttccctctcttcccttccctgctgtgaAAGGGCCTCTCAGCTGGAACAAACACCCTCTTGTGCCTCTGAGCAGCCCAGGGTTCCCTGGCCCAGGCACCACAGAGCTGTAGGCAAGGCAGGGACCTTaataaaagagaggaaagaaaagaaaggccTTGGTGCTGTCTGTAATCAGAGTTCTGGGGTCTGTGACCAGGCTGAGGCCTCTGAAGGACACCTGACACAGCACAGACAGGGACACTTCCATTACCATTGCCGGCCACCACTGCTTCCCCTTCCAAGCAGTCCGTGTCCTTGTCACACAGGGCATCGGGAATGCTGGCACTCTGCAAAGGGAGAAAGGACACAAGTGAGTGTGACAGGACACCAGAGGCAGAGGggtgagaaagcacagctgacATGGGTGAACTCTCTGTGTGAGCACTAAAACCACACAGCTGAAGTGGTAACTGGGGGTCATGCAAACATATCCCACCACCAGGAGCACCAGGATTCAGCCACACTGTCCCAATTTTGGGTTCTGCTCAGTCTGGGGAGGgtcagactgagaaaaaaaccaacatcaGTATTCACCAAAACCAGGCAGGAGGGCACTTTAATTTAAGATAACCCTACCTTGGATCTAAGCCATAAAGTTCTCTGGTCCAAAtctgccctgtcctggctgcATGGCCAGCAGAGGACAGCAGTGCCCTGACCAATCCAGCTGTGACATGGAAATCCATCTGCTTCATGGACACAGCActccctgcacagccagagACCTCCTCCCCCAGCCTCCAGCCCATTCCAAACATCTCCACAGAGGATATTCCACATGACACAAAGAACTCGTGCCTTTGGCCTTCAGGCCGTGTTCTGGAAGGTGCTGAGCACCCACCCTGTGTCTGGAAGGGGATGAGAGCCTGAATGTTCAGCACTTTCCAGGATGGGGCTCTTAAAAATCTCCTCTCCCCATGACTACCCTGAGTCACATGGAAGCTGTTTTCCCAGAGCCTTTTCTAACCCTGAGAATCACTGCTTAGTCTGATGGCCAGCTGGGCAGAAATTCAACACCACCTAAAGTCAGGAAGGCTCTACATGATCAATGCCTCTGGAAATTAAGACAGCTGAGCCTCCCAGGTTTACAATAATTTCCCAACTGAGCTATTAcactacaggaaaaaaacacttgTCTTTCATCCTTCCTTTCTTTGTTGGTCCAGAAGTGTCCTCTGTTGGTTCTTACCCCCGGTTTTgcaggggtctgggggtcaaGGGACTCAGTTCTTCCTACCTCAGGACACATGGCTTGTCTCTGGTTTGGGGTCACAATCAGATTTGTCATGACAAAGAAGACGCTTTCACCCTGCAATAAACAGAGAGTTAGAAAACTTGGTTTACTTTTAAAGGACTGGT
This genomic interval carries:
- the P2RX5 gene encoding P2X purinoceptor 5 isoform X3 gives rise to the protein MGQVAWKALFLSLFDYKTEKYVIAKNKKVGVLYRVVQLSILAYLVGWVFVVKKGYQDTDTSLQSSVITKLKGVAFTNTSELGERLWDVADYVIPPQGESVFFVMTNLIVTPNQRQAMCPEVGRTESLDPQTPAKPGSASIPDALCDKDTDCLEGEAVVAGNGVKTGRCLKDRGSTRGTCEILAWCPVEKRYKPKKPLLGSAENFTVYIKNSIRFPKFKFSKMNVLATDNESYLKTCRYSQEHPYCPIFVLGNIVRWAGGNFQEMALEGGVIGIQIEWNCDLDKAPSECNPHYSFSRLDNKSAETSISSGYNFRFAKYYRDAEGVDYRTLIKAYGIRFDVMVNGKGAFFCDLVLLYLIKKSNFYRGKKYEEVKSSSRKSLSSPTLNGNQSPDQLGGL
- the P2RX5 gene encoding P2X purinoceptor 5 isoform X1; translation: MGQVAWKALFLSLFDYKTEKYVIAKNKKVGVLYRVVQLSILAYLVGWVFVVKKGYQDTDTSLQSSVITKLKGVAFTNTSELGERLWDVADYVIPPQGESVFFVMTNLIVTPNQRQAMCPEVGRTESLDPQTPAKPGSASIPDALCDKDTDCLEGEAVVAGNGVKTGRCLKDRGSTRGTCEILAWCPVEKRYKPKKPLLGSAENFTVYIKNSIRFPKFKFSKMNVLATDNESYLKTCRYSQEHPYCPIFVLGNIVRWAGGNFQEMALEGGVIGIQIEWNCDLDKAPSECNPHYSFSRLDNKSAETSISSGYNFRFAKYYRDAEGVDYRTLIKAYGIRFDVMVNGKAGKFNIIPTIINISSGLALMGAGAFFCDLVLLYLIKKSNFYRGKKYEEVKSSSRKSLSSPTLNGNQSPDQLGGL
- the P2RX5 gene encoding P2X purinoceptor 5 isoform X4, which codes for MGQVAWKALFLSLFDYKTEKYVIAKNKKVGVLYRVVQLSILAYLVGWVFVVKKGYQDTDTSLQSSVITKLKGVAFTNTSELGERLWDVADYVIPPQGESVFFVMTNLIVTPNQRQAMCPEVGRTESLDPQTPAKPGSASIPDALCDKDTDCLEGEAVVAGNGVKTGRCLKDRGSTRGTCEILAWCPVEKRYKPKKPLLGSAENFTVYIKNSIRFPKFKFSKMNVLATDNESYLKTCRYSQEHPYCPIFVLGNIVRWAGGNFQEMALEGGVIGIQIEWNCDLDKAPSECNPHYSFSRLDNKSAETSISSGYNFRFAKYYRDAEGVDYRTLIKAYGIRFDVMVNGKGAFFCDLVLLYLIKKSNFYRGKKYEEVK
- the P2RX5 gene encoding P2X purinoceptor 5 isoform X2; the protein is MGQVAWKALFLSLFDYKTEKYVIAKNKKVGVLYRVVQLSILAYLVGWVFVVKKGYQDTDTSLQSSVITKLKGVAFTNTSELGERLWDVADYVIPPQGESVFFVMTNLIVTPNQRQAMCPESASIPDALCDKDTDCLEGEAVVAGNGVKTGRCLKDRGSTRGTCEILAWCPVEKRYKPKKPLLGSAENFTVYIKNSIRFPKFKFSKMNVLATDNESYLKTCRYSQEHPYCPIFVLGNIVRWAGGNFQEMALEGGVIGIQIEWNCDLDKAPSECNPHYSFSRLDNKSAETSISSGYNFRFAKYYRDAEGVDYRTLIKAYGIRFDVMVNGKAGKFNIIPTIINISSGLALMGAGAFFCDLVLLYLIKKSNFYRGKKYEEVKSSSRKSLSSPTLNGNQSPDQLGGL
- the P2RX5 gene encoding P2X purinoceptor 5 isoform X5; amino-acid sequence: MGQVAWKALFLSLFDYKTEKYVIAKNKKVGVLYRVVQLSILAYLVGWVFVVKKGYQDTDTSLQSSVITKLKGVAFTNTSELGERLWDVADYVIPPQGESVFFVMTNLIVTPNQRQAMCPESASIPDALCDKDTDCLEGEAVVAGNGVKTGRCLKDRGSTRGTCEILAWCPVEKRYKPKKPLLGSAENFTVYIKNSIRFPKFKFSKMNVLATDNESYLKTCRYSQEHPYCPIFVLGNIVRWAGGNFQEMALEGGVIGIQIEWNCDLDKAPSECNPHYSFSRLDNKSAETSISSGYNFRFAKYYRDAEGVDYRTLIKAYGIRFDVMVNGKGAFFCDLVLLYLIKKSNFYRGKKYEEVK